The Lineus longissimus chromosome 2, tnLinLong1.2, whole genome shotgun sequence genome window below encodes:
- the LOC135482623 gene encoding ankyrin repeat domain-containing protein 17-like isoform X1 — translation MYSRMRVERLGNKAQLPPACSTPVKSILGPAPTSTSLSDGLKGESLVDNIYLAVKGNRVSELLQLLQEKKLGDKVKLWILMLSARYGRVHFAQAMVEAGLGLDLQDVNGNTAVLLAAQYGHTNMVNYLVKTKCNPSVKNKISREALHMACERGHPDCVKILLGVVEDINAVDGTKEPPIVLAARHGHHDVARVLIDAKCDIENPSQMDQNQRRAIHFASVSGYDEFLDVLLQAGADPDVPDRAGNSPLLLGATWGHSAVVRSLLKCKVDVNRKNTLGLCAVIMTSAEGHREILRQLLDAGADPDAVNHMRDPAILVACQNSNTDCAEVLIENGCDMDLYDEKHGRTALTWAIDNGLKELAKKMIEKGADVDAGRTGSPLEAACKKEDEGTVDLLLGKGADVNKRLLPEETTAVMFALETGNVEICRKLLNAGADPNLPTIYRVTCLMLGTDRSGAEVTRLLLEKGADVNYKGFQGYSVMFADEVDVVRELLAGGGNINQQDDAGNTPLIRAATYTLKGLVKFLIKNNANVNIKGMSYTACEQALIEDQGYDIAKMLIKAGCDLSFLQRWERTCYPKTLEDRLERIEWLKEQAKLPPSLTHCCRKSILNALATNIPKKIDELNLPKNLKDYLHYVDLDEDENGKADGEGSDDDSDNDDSGDDGDNNGDDDGDAGEDASSDEAGEEANLEEMMGYLQLMQQLQRLQQE, via the exons ATGTATTCTCGTATGCG CGTAGAAAGATTGGGCAACAAAGCCCAGTTACCTCCAGCATGTTCAACACCAGTGAAAAGCATACTTGGTCCTGCCCCAACATCAACGAGCCTGTCTGATGGCTTGAAGGGTGAAAGTCTCGTAGATAA CATCTACTTGGCAGTGAAAGGCAACCGCGTCAGCGaacttcttcaacttcttcaAGAGAAAAAACTGGGGGACAAGGTCAAGTTATGGATCTTGATGCTGTCTGCTCGTTACGGCAGGGTTCATTTTGCCCAGGCAATGGTTGAGGCAGGGCTTGGTCTAGATCTTCAAGACGTCAACGGAAACACGGCAGTCCTACTCGCAGCTCAATACGGCCATACAAACATGGTGAACTATCTTGTGAAAACAAAGTGTAACCCGAGCGTCAAGAACAAAATATCGCGGGAGGCTCTTCATATGGCTTGTGAACGAGGGCATCCGGACTGTGTCAAGATTTTGCTGGGTGTGGTCGAAGACATCAATGCAGTTGATGGGACAAAAGAACCACCGATTGTTCTTGCTGCACGCCACGGCCACCACGATGTCGCCAGAGTCCTCATTGATGCAAAATGTGATATCGAGAACCCGAGCCAAATGGACCAGAATCAGAGACGGGCGATTCACTTCGCCTCCGTCTCTGGGTATGACGAGTTTTTGGATGTGCTGTTGCAGGCTGGGGCTGATCCGGATGTTCCAGACAGGGCAGGAAATTCTCCTCTTCTCCTTGGTGCAAC GTGGGGCCATAGTGCAGTAGTGAGGTCGTTACTGAAGTGCAAAGTGGATGTGAACAGGAAAAACACCCTCGGTTTGTGTGCTGTGATAATGACATCTGCCGAAGGACACCGTGAAATTCTTCGCCAACTGCTCGATGCTGGTGCTGATCCAGATGCTGTGAATCATATGAGAGATCCTGCAATATTAGTCGCGTGTCAAAACAGCAATACTGACTGTGCCGAAGTGCTAATAGAAAACGGCTGCGATATGGATTTATATGATGAAAAACATGGGAGGACAGCTCTAACCTGGGCTATCGACAATGGACTGAAGGAACTAGCCAAGAAAATGATTGAGAAGGGTGCAGACGTCGACGCTGGTCGAACAGGCTCTCCACTTGAGGCAGCGTGCAAAAAGGAAGATGAAGGAACTGTTGACCTGCTTCTCGGCAAAGGTGCCGATGTGAATAAGAGGTTACTCCCTGAAGAAACAACCGCAGTGATGTTTGCGCTCGAGACCGGCAACGTTGAGATATGCAGGAAGTTATTGAATGCTGGAGCTGATCCGAATCTTCCAACGATATATCGTGTgacgtgtttgatgcttggcACGGACCGCTCGGGTGCCGAGGTCACAAGACTGTTGCTGGAGAAGGGTGCAGATGTTAATTATAAGGGCTTTCAGGGCTATTCTGTGATGTTCGCAGATGAGGTTGATGTCGTGCGTGAACTCCTTGCTGGGGGTGGTAATATTAACCAGCAGGACGATGCTGGAAATACACCTCTGATCCGAGCAGCGACATACACTCTTAAAGGCCTGGTTAAATTCTTGATTAAAAACAACGCCAACGTGAACATCAAAGGTATGTCCTACACCGCCTGCGAACAAGCCCTCATTGAAGATCAGGGTTATGACATTGCCAAAATGTTGATCAAGGCTGGGTGCGATTTGAGTTTCCTGCAGCGCTGGGAGAGGACTTGTTATCCCAAGACTCTGGAAGACAGGTTGGAACGGATTGAGTGGCTGAAGGAACAAGCAAAGCTTCCACCGAGCCTGACCCACTGCTGTAGGAAGTCTATTCTCAATGCACTTGCGACAAACATCCCAAAGAAAATCGATGAGCTCAATTTGcccaaaaatttgaaagactatCTTCATTATGTCGACTTGGATGAGGATGAGAATGGGAAAGCTGACGGTGAAGGAagtgatgatgatagtgataatGACGATAGTGGGGATGATGGTGACaataatggtgatgatgatggtgatgctgGAGAAGATGCTTCTTCTGATGAGGCTGGGGAAGAAG caaaccttgaagaaatgaTGGGCTATCTGCAACTGATGCAGCAACTTCAGCGTCTCCAACAAGAATAA
- the LOC135482623 gene encoding ankyrin repeat domain-containing protein 17-like isoform X2, with protein MLSARYGRVHFAQAMVEAGLGLDLQDVNGNTAVLLAAQYGHTNMVNYLVKTKCNPSVKNKISREALHMACERGHPDCVKILLGVVEDINAVDGTKEPPIVLAARHGHHDVARVLIDAKCDIENPSQMDQNQRRAIHFASVSGYDEFLDVLLQAGADPDVPDRAGNSPLLLGATWGHSAVVRSLLKCKVDVNRKNTLGLCAVIMTSAEGHREILRQLLDAGADPDAVNHMRDPAILVACQNSNTDCAEVLIENGCDMDLYDEKHGRTALTWAIDNGLKELAKKMIEKGADVDAGRTGSPLEAACKKEDEGTVDLLLGKGADVNKRLLPEETTAVMFALETGNVEICRKLLNAGADPNLPTIYRVTCLMLGTDRSGAEVTRLLLEKGADVNYKGFQGYSVMFADEVDVVRELLAGGGNINQQDDAGNTPLIRAATYTLKGLVKFLIKNNANVNIKGMSYTACEQALIEDQGYDIAKMLIKAGCDLSFLQRWERTCYPKTLEDRLERIEWLKEQAKLPPSLTHCCRKSILNALATNIPKKIDELNLPKNLKDYLHYVDLDEDENGKADGEGSDDDSDNDDSGDDGDNNGDDDGDAGEDASSDEAGEEANLEEMMGYLQLMQQLQRLQQE; from the exons ATGCTGTCTGCTCGTTACGGCAGGGTTCATTTTGCCCAGGCAATGGTTGAGGCAGGGCTTGGTCTAGATCTTCAAGACGTCAACGGAAACACGGCAGTCCTACTCGCAGCTCAATACGGCCATACAAACATGGTGAACTATCTTGTGAAAACAAAGTGTAACCCGAGCGTCAAGAACAAAATATCGCGGGAGGCTCTTCATATGGCTTGTGAACGAGGGCATCCGGACTGTGTCAAGATTTTGCTGGGTGTGGTCGAAGACATCAATGCAGTTGATGGGACAAAAGAACCACCGATTGTTCTTGCTGCACGCCACGGCCACCACGATGTCGCCAGAGTCCTCATTGATGCAAAATGTGATATCGAGAACCCGAGCCAAATGGACCAGAATCAGAGACGGGCGATTCACTTCGCCTCCGTCTCTGGGTATGACGAGTTTTTGGATGTGCTGTTGCAGGCTGGGGCTGATCCGGATGTTCCAGACAGGGCAGGAAATTCTCCTCTTCTCCTTGGTGCAAC GTGGGGCCATAGTGCAGTAGTGAGGTCGTTACTGAAGTGCAAAGTGGATGTGAACAGGAAAAACACCCTCGGTTTGTGTGCTGTGATAATGACATCTGCCGAAGGACACCGTGAAATTCTTCGCCAACTGCTCGATGCTGGTGCTGATCCAGATGCTGTGAATCATATGAGAGATCCTGCAATATTAGTCGCGTGTCAAAACAGCAATACTGACTGTGCCGAAGTGCTAATAGAAAACGGCTGCGATATGGATTTATATGATGAAAAACATGGGAGGACAGCTCTAACCTGGGCTATCGACAATGGACTGAAGGAACTAGCCAAGAAAATGATTGAGAAGGGTGCAGACGTCGACGCTGGTCGAACAGGCTCTCCACTTGAGGCAGCGTGCAAAAAGGAAGATGAAGGAACTGTTGACCTGCTTCTCGGCAAAGGTGCCGATGTGAATAAGAGGTTACTCCCTGAAGAAACAACCGCAGTGATGTTTGCGCTCGAGACCGGCAACGTTGAGATATGCAGGAAGTTATTGAATGCTGGAGCTGATCCGAATCTTCCAACGATATATCGTGTgacgtgtttgatgcttggcACGGACCGCTCGGGTGCCGAGGTCACAAGACTGTTGCTGGAGAAGGGTGCAGATGTTAATTATAAGGGCTTTCAGGGCTATTCTGTGATGTTCGCAGATGAGGTTGATGTCGTGCGTGAACTCCTTGCTGGGGGTGGTAATATTAACCAGCAGGACGATGCTGGAAATACACCTCTGATCCGAGCAGCGACATACACTCTTAAAGGCCTGGTTAAATTCTTGATTAAAAACAACGCCAACGTGAACATCAAAGGTATGTCCTACACCGCCTGCGAACAAGCCCTCATTGAAGATCAGGGTTATGACATTGCCAAAATGTTGATCAAGGCTGGGTGCGATTTGAGTTTCCTGCAGCGCTGGGAGAGGACTTGTTATCCCAAGACTCTGGAAGACAGGTTGGAACGGATTGAGTGGCTGAAGGAACAAGCAAAGCTTCCACCGAGCCTGACCCACTGCTGTAGGAAGTCTATTCTCAATGCACTTGCGACAAACATCCCAAAGAAAATCGATGAGCTCAATTTGcccaaaaatttgaaagactatCTTCATTATGTCGACTTGGATGAGGATGAGAATGGGAAAGCTGACGGTGAAGGAagtgatgatgatagtgataatGACGATAGTGGGGATGATGGTGACaataatggtgatgatgatggtgatgctgGAGAAGATGCTTCTTCTGATGAGGCTGGGGAAGAAG caaaccttgaagaaatgaTGGGCTATCTGCAACTGATGCAGCAACTTCAGCGTCTCCAACAAGAATAA
- the LOC135499586 gene encoding vitamin D3 hydroxylase-associated protein-like encodes MGKYDVDELVLKYGSRYVTKKLSSEVFWKEHWVLSCTVGTIGAVCLGQCANYLYQWYRLYTMRTLKSEMARDSKTVLRDNLAKMNSKAKWEHILCQSFEELVEKLQSQQLKAVDVLHAFQWKALDVDTEINCVTEPISGAEAVALECDRSDVPLGPLHGIPVSLEECLPIKGYVSTSGASKYAGDVCSKDCLVVHLLKKLGAVPFMKTNVPQVVLSYQCSNPIFGRTVNPLDVSRTPGGAAGGEGALISVGGSCLGFGTDVCGGIRIPASMCGIASFKPTGLRLSRSGIHASSKIPPQIFTSIGPLARDVKALVMATRSLLGPELFAADLAIPPLPFNTGLFEDNRKLRIGYYIHDGYVQPVPACVRAVELAKKALERQGHTLVPWQPPRVKYAMEVLFVNAMIGDHGRSFFEEIRHDKIDSSAGQLYYRLMIPEFVRKIISNMLRPQCPTVSKMLSAGLRLGSIYDYWVLSGMIDDYKEEFLLKWQDSELDAVICPGFATPALSNEVSSRAMSSYPALYNLVDFPAGSIPITRVTAADDEELETSYPATDLISKLVRRFASGSENLPVNVQCVSLPWRGEVCLRVMKELQDEIGQFSSK; translated from the coding sequence ATGGGTAAATATGACGTGGATGAGCTCGTGCTCAAGTATGGCTCAAGATACGTGACAAAGAAACTCTCAAGCGAGGTATTTTGGAAGGAACATTGGGTTCTGTCCTGTACCGTGGGGACCATTGGCGCTGTGTGTCTAGGACAGTGCGCAAACTACCTGTACCAATGGTACAGGCTTTACACGATGCGCACGCTGAAGTCAGAAATGGCGCGAGATTCAAAAACGGTGTTGCGAGACAATTTGGCCAAGATGAATTCTAAGGCGAAATGGGAGCATATTCTCTGTCAATCTTTCGAAGAACTGGTAGAGAAACTTCAATCACAGCAACTGAAAGCAGTGGACGTACTGCACGCGTTTCAGTGGAAAGCCCTTGACGTAGACACTGAGATCAATTGTGTCACTGAGCCAATTTCTGGGGCTGAGGCAGTAGCTTTAGAATGTGACCGTAGCGATGTCCCTCTTGGTCCCTTGCACGGGATTCCAGTGAGTTTAGAAGAGTGCCTACCCATCAAGGGATACGTCTCGACATCAGGTGCTTCCAAATATGCTGGTGACGTCTGCTCAAAGGACTGTCTTGTTGTTCACTTGCTGAAAAAGCTAGGCGCTGTGCCGTTCATGAAGACAAATGTACCACAGGTCGTTCTCAGTTACCAATGCAGTAACCCCATCTTCGGGAGGACAGTTAACCCTCTTGATGTTAGCAGGACACCGGGTGGTGCTGCTGGGGGAGAAGGCGCGTTGATCAGTGTGGGTGGCTCCTGTTTAGGATTCGGGACTGACGTCTGCGGTGGAATTCGTATCCCAGCGAGTATGTGTGGTATCGCTAGCTTCAAGCCAACAGGTCTTCGCCTCAGTAGATCAGGGATTCATGCATCCTCCAAGATTCCACCCCAAATCTTCACATCCATAGGTCCTTTGGCAAGGGATGTGAAAGCACTCGTAATGGCTACTAGGTCTCTCCTTGGTCCAGAGTTATTTGCAGCTGATCTCGCTATCCCGCCATTGCCATTCAACACAGGACTTTTTGAGGACAATAGAAAATTACGCATCGGTTATTACATTCACGATGGCTATGTTCAACCAGTTCCAGCATGTGTCAGGGCAGTGGAGCTCGCCAAGAAGGCGTTGGAAAGACAAGGGCACACCCTTGTGCCTTGGCAACCACCCAGGGTGAAATACGCCATGGAGGTACTGTTCGTGAATGCCATGATCGGCGACCACGGCAGGAGTTTCTTCGAGGAGATCCGTCATGACAAGATCGACAGCTCGGCAGGACAGCTGTATTATCGCCTGATGATTCCAGAATTCGTTCGGAAGATCATTTCCAACATGCTCCGTCCACAGTGTCCTACAGTCTCGAAAATGTTGTCCGCGGGACTGAGACTTGGGAGTATTTACGATTACTGGGTTCTGTCTGGTATGATCGACGACTACAAGGAGGAATTTCTATTGAAGTGGCAGGATTCAGAGCTGGATGCTGTCATCTGTCCTGGTTTCGCAACCCCAGCACTTTCGAACGAGGTCTCAAGCAGGGCGATGTCCTCCTACCCGGCCCTGTACAATCTGGTGGATTTTCCAGCAGGGTCTATCCCTATAACCCGGGTGACGGCCGCAGATGATGAGGAATTGGAGACTAGTTACCCTGCTACCGATCTGATATCGAAACTGGTCCGGAGATTTGCAAGTGGTTCCGAGAATCTGCCTGTCAATGTGCAGTGTGTCAGTCTCCCTTGGAGAGGTGAAGTGTGTTTGAGGGTCATGAAGGAACTTCAGGATGAAATAGGTCAGTTTTCGAGCAAGTGA